The DNA sequence AAGAAAAGGTTGGAGAGATATGGAATTAGATAAAGAGTTAATCCAACTTAGAATTGATATAATAGAGAGAAATTTAGAGGAGATTAAGAAAATTGTGGATGAGGGATATGAAAAATTTAAATTGGAAAGAAATCTTTCAGAAAAATTGCAGGAGATGGCAAAATTCAGGAATCTTCTGGTCCATAGATATGCTGAAACTGAAAAAGAAAAGCTTTTTAAGATAATGAAGATGGATGTAGATGATATAAGGGATTTTATTGGAAGAATTTTAAGATATATAGCAAAGTAAGAATGAAGGTTTCTACAGAGCCAAATTTTCTTTAAATCATCAGACGATGATAAGTGGTTTAATAAATTTTTTAGCTATATTTTTCCATTAATTGACCTTCAGCCACTATATATCCTTCCATAGCTTTTAAAAACTGTTGCCGAAGGTTTTCCAAAAAAACAAGGATTGCGACACTTCCTTCTGAATGCTACCTACATGTTTTTAATTATTGCAGAGAATTTTCTATTAAAACAAGGATTGCGACTTAGTGTAGTGAATGTGACAGATTTCCATATAACGATTAATTTTCATTCTATTAATATGACTGGTTAGAGGGCATTTGAAAAGTAATACTTTCATGAATATTGAATTATAACTCGTATAAATATGTCTAAGGACATATAATCTATTATGAGTGTAGAATTAGAAAAGAATGAGATAATACTTTACACTGGGGAGGAAGGCGCTGCAACTGTCGAAGTTCTTTTTAAAGATGAAACAATGTGGTTAACACAAAAAACAATGGCTAATTTGTTTGATGTTAATATAAGGACCATAAGTGAACATTTAGTAAATATCTTTAAAAGTGGGGAATTAGAAGAATCTTCAGTTATCCGGAAATTCCGGATAACTGCTGCAGATGGTAAAAAGTATAATACTAATTTTTATAACCTGGATGCTATTATTGCAGTAGGATACCGTGTAAACTCCAAACAAGCAACACAATTCAGGATATGGGCTACAAAAACATTAAAAGAATATATCACTAAGGGTTTTGTCCTGGACGATGAACTTCTAAAAAATGGGACCCGTTTTGGTAAAGATTACTTCGATGAATTACTGGAAAGAATAAAAGAGATAAGAGC is a window from the Methanobacterium sp. genome containing:
- a CDS encoding DUF86 domain-containing protein, which codes for RKGWRDMELDKELIQLRIDIIERNLEEIKKIVDEGYEKFKLERNLSEKLQEMAKFRNLLVHRYAETEKEKLFKIMKMDVDDIRDFIGRILRYIAK